In Sulfitobacter sp. M39, the following proteins share a genomic window:
- the lptB gene encoding LPS export ABC transporter ATP-binding protein, which translates to MSSPNLTVTDGASGLRIEHLRKSYRKKTVIRDFSMELNRGEVVALLGPNGSGKTTTFYAVAGLVMPEGGTVTIDGKNVTTLPMYRRAQLGIGYLPQEMSIFRGLSVQDNISAILDISISDARGRRERLEALLSEFSIEHLRRAPALALSGGERRRVEIARCLAADPKYLLLDEPFAGVDPISVDDIRHLVADLKKRGIGVLITDHNVRETLDIVDRAYILHEGTVLMSGTPEEVVQNENVRRVYLGDNFRIS; encoded by the coding sequence ATGTCTTCCCCGAATTTGACGGTCACGGATGGCGCAAGCGGTCTGCGCATCGAACATCTGCGTAAATCCTACCGCAAGAAAACCGTCATCCGCGACTTCTCGATGGAGCTGAACCGGGGCGAGGTTGTTGCCCTGCTGGGGCCGAACGGGTCCGGCAAGACGACCACCTTTTACGCGGTTGCGGGGCTGGTCATGCCCGAAGGCGGCACTGTCACGATTGATGGCAAGAACGTCACCACCCTGCCGATGTATCGCCGCGCACAGCTTGGCATCGGCTACCTTCCGCAAGAGATGAGCATCTTTCGCGGGCTCAGCGTGCAAGACAATATCTCGGCGATTCTGGATATCTCTATCTCTGACGCGCGCGGGCGGCGTGAGCGGCTTGAAGCTTTGCTGTCGGAATTTTCCATCGAACACCTGCGCCGTGCGCCTGCCTTGGCCCTGTCAGGCGGGGAGCGTCGCCGCGTGGAAATCGCCCGCTGTCTGGCGGCCGATCCCAAGTACCTGCTGCTTGACGAACCCTTTGCGGGCGTGGACCCGATTTCGGTGGATGACATCCGCCATCTGGTTGCCGATCTGAAAAAGCGCGGCATTGGCGTGCTGATCACCGACCATAACGTACGGGAAACATTGGATATTGTGGACCGCGCCTACATCTTGCACGAAGGCACTGTGCTAATGTCCGGCACCCCCGAAGAGGTCGTGCAGAACGAGAATGTACGCCGGGTCTACTTGGGCGATAACTTCCGCATTTCCTAA
- a CDS encoding KpsF/GutQ family sugar-phosphate isomerase, giving the protein MTTPFLDTARRVIRTEAQALEQLADSLDDRFRQAIDLLVATRGRVIVTGIGKSGHIAKKIAATLASTGTPAQFVHPAEASHGDLGMITSSDVVLAISNSGEAPELANLIAYSRRFSIPLIGITSRAQSSLGAHCDVVLELPQLAEACGTGVVPSTSTTMTLAMGDAVAIALMENRAFTAEHFREFHPGGKLGARLSRVADLMHTGDALPLVQVDAPMSDALMAMSSKSFGVVIVTDSNGALAGIITSGDLGRHLDGLMSKTAREVMTPTPVTVAPDALAEKAVGIMNARKITCLLVLDPAQGDVPAGLLHIHDCLRVGLG; this is encoded by the coding sequence ATGACCACACCTTTCCTAGATACCGCCCGCCGCGTCATCCGCACCGAAGCCCAAGCGCTTGAACAACTCGCCGACAGTCTGGACGACCGGTTTCGTCAGGCGATCGACCTGCTGGTCGCGACCCGTGGGCGGGTGATTGTCACCGGCATCGGCAAGTCCGGCCATATCGCCAAAAAGATCGCCGCGACGCTGGCAAGCACGGGCACGCCCGCGCAATTCGTCCACCCTGCCGAGGCAAGCCACGGCGATCTGGGGATGATCACCAGCAGCGATGTGGTGCTTGCGATCTCTAACTCGGGCGAAGCGCCGGAGCTTGCCAATCTGATCGCCTATTCGCGCCGCTTTTCCATCCCGCTGATCGGCATCACCAGCCGCGCGCAAAGCAGCCTTGGTGCGCACTGCGACGTGGTGCTGGAGCTGCCGCAACTGGCAGAGGCCTGCGGGACCGGCGTGGTGCCGTCGACATCGACCACGATGACGCTGGCAATGGGGGATGCTGTGGCGATTGCCCTGATGGAAAACCGCGCCTTCACCGCCGAGCATTTCCGCGAATTCCACCCCGGTGGCAAACTTGGCGCACGGCTTAGCCGCGTCGCTGATCTGATGCACACGGGTGATGCGCTTCCGCTGGTGCAGGTCGATGCCCCGATGTCCGACGCGCTGATGGCGATGAGCAGCAAATCCTTTGGCGTGGTGATTGTCACCGACAGCAACGGCGCGCTGGCCGGTATCATCACCAGCGGCGATTTGGGGCGTCACCTTGATGGGTTGATGTCCAAAACCGCGCGCGAGGTCATGACGCCGACCCCTGTCACCGTCGCACCCGACGCGCTGGCGGAAAAGGCCGTGGGCATCATGAACGCCCGCAAGATCACCTGTCTGCTGGTGCTGGACCCCGCCCAAGGGGACGTCCCCGCAGGTCTGCTGCATATCCACGACTGCCTACGCGTCGGTCTGGGCTAG
- the hpf gene encoding ribosome hibernation-promoting factor, HPF/YfiA family → MRYQISGKQIDIGEALQTHVKTELGEAVQKYAERPTDANVIFSKSGHEFVCEATVHLSTGLTASAKAHATDIYGSFDSCAAKMEKQLRRYKRRLKDHHRERAQPVELFGASSYILASESDSDAQEPETLQPMIIAEMQTKIATLSVGEAVMQMEISGTPVVVFRKDGQEGVNVVYRREDGNIGWIDPS, encoded by the coding sequence ATGCGGTACCAAATCAGTGGCAAACAAATCGACATCGGCGAAGCCCTGCAAACGCATGTGAAAACGGAATTGGGCGAAGCTGTCCAGAAGTATGCTGAGCGTCCGACGGACGCGAATGTCATCTTTTCCAAATCCGGTCACGAGTTTGTCTGCGAAGCGACGGTGCACCTATCGACTGGCCTTACGGCGTCAGCGAAAGCGCATGCTACTGATATCTATGGATCTTTCGATTCATGTGCAGCAAAGATGGAAAAGCAGCTAAGGCGCTACAAGCGACGGTTGAAAGATCACCATCGCGAGCGTGCGCAACCGGTTGAACTTTTCGGTGCATCCTCGTATATCCTCGCCTCAGAAAGCGATTCAGACGCGCAGGAACCCGAAACACTCCAACCCATGATCATCGCGGAAATGCAGACCAAGATCGCGACCTTGTCTGTGGGTGAAGCTGTGATGCAGATGGAAATTTCGGGAACGCCTGTCGTGGTCTTCCGCAAAGACGGCCAAGAAGGCGTAAACGTTGTCTACCGTCGCGAGGATGGGAACATCGGCTGGATCGATCCGTCGTAA
- the galE gene encoding UDP-glucose 4-epimerase GalE, with product MANILVTGGAGYIGSHACKALAAAGHTPVTFDNLVTGWRDAVKFGPFVQGDLLNRAEIDAAFEKYQPVAVMHFAALSQVGDSMKQPGTYWRNNVEGSLNLIEATVAAGCKHFVFSSTCATYGDQDNVVLDENSAQHPINAYGASKRAIEDILRDFEAAYGLQSVIFRYFNVAGADPEGEVGEFHQPETHLIPLMLDAIDGKRDALTIFGTDYDTPDGTCIRDYVHVCDLVDAHVLGLKWLLKDKGSRVFNLGTGTGFSVREVVEHSREVTNRAVPMTEGDRRPGDCTKLVSGSVRAETELGWRPTRSTLQQMITDAWRWHQTGHYSA from the coding sequence ATGGCGAATATCTTGGTCACCGGCGGCGCGGGCTATATCGGGTCGCACGCGTGCAAGGCACTGGCCGCCGCAGGGCATACCCCCGTCACCTTCGATAATCTGGTCACCGGCTGGCGTGACGCAGTAAAATTCGGCCCGTTCGTGCAGGGTGACCTGCTGAACCGCGCCGAGATTGACGCTGCGTTTGAAAAATACCAGCCGGTCGCCGTCATGCATTTTGCCGCGCTCAGCCAAGTGGGCGACAGCATGAAGCAACCCGGCACCTATTGGCGCAACAACGTCGAAGGGTCGTTGAACCTGATCGAGGCGACGGTCGCCGCAGGCTGCAAACACTTCGTCTTTTCGTCCACCTGCGCGACCTATGGCGATCAGGACAATGTCGTGCTGGATGAGAATAGCGCGCAGCATCCCATCAACGCCTACGGGGCCTCCAAACGCGCGATCGAAGATATCCTGCGCGATTTCGAGGCCGCTTATGGCCTGCAAAGCGTGATCTTCCGCTATTTCAACGTGGCCGGTGCCGACCCCGAGGGGGAAGTGGGCGAATTCCACCAGCCCGAGACACATTTGATCCCGCTGATGCTGGACGCTATCGACGGCAAACGGGATGCGCTGACGATTTTTGGCACCGATTACGACACGCCCGATGGCACCTGCATTCGTGACTATGTGCATGTCTGCGATCTGGTCGATGCCCATGTTCTGGGGCTGAAATGGCTGCTAAAGGATAAGGGCAGCCGCGTGTTCAATCTGGGCACCGGCACCGGGTTTTCCGTGCGCGAGGTTGTGGAGCACAGCCGCGAGGTCACCAACCGCGCCGTGCCCATGACCGAAGGCGACCGGCGGCCGGGCGATTGCACCAAACTGGTCTCGGGCTCGGTCCGCGCCGAGACAGAGCTGGGCTGGCGGCCCACACGGTCGACCTTGCAGCAGATGATCACCGACGCCTGGAGATGGCACCAGACCGGCCACTATAGCGCATGA
- a CDS encoding LptA/OstA family protein: MTHVKHLLLPVFLLLSAMPIAAQGTNVAFGSIRQDTGLPVEVTADNLSVDQADGSAVFTGNVLIGQGEMRLSAARVLVVYRAEAEGIARLEATGGVTLVSGKDAAESERADYDIDTGTIVMSGNVLLTQGRNALSSDTMSVKLSDGTAQMSGRVKTILQTGSNN, translated from the coding sequence GTGACGCACGTGAAACACCTACTGCTGCCCGTTTTTCTGCTCCTTTCCGCGATGCCAATCGCCGCACAGGGGACCAATGTGGCCTTTGGGTCGATCCGTCAGGATACCGGCCTGCCCGTCGAGGTGACCGCCGACAACCTGTCAGTCGATCAAGCGGACGGATCGGCTGTTTTCACTGGGAATGTGCTGATCGGTCAGGGCGAGATGCGCCTCTCCGCCGCACGCGTTCTGGTTGTGTACCGTGCAGAGGCTGAAGGCATCGCGCGGCTTGAAGCAACGGGCGGTGTGACCCTTGTATCAGGCAAAGACGCCGCCGAATCAGAGCGCGCGGATTACGACATCGACACGGGCACGATCGTGATGTCGGGGAACGTGCTGCTGACCCAAGGGCGCAATGCGCTCAGCTCTGACACGATGAGCGTCAAGCTGTCGGACGGCACGGCGCAGATGTCCGGCCGCGTGAAAACAATCCTGCAAACGGGCAGCAACAACTGA
- a CDS encoding glycosyltransferase family 2 protein gives MRVRRKRRLIRALRKSSELTHVQDNTSAIRPDDVLLVCTMRNEKIRLPYFLEYYRELGINHFLFVDNGSDDGSADYLRGMKDVSVWHTDASYRWSGFGVDWMNYLKRKYAHGHWVLVVDPDEFFVYPFCDTRPVQALTDWLDNCEIRSFGAMLLDVYPKGRLGDEPYQEGQNPMEIASWFDSGNYAISRNAKYGNLWIQGGPRARVFFKHKPAKAPALNKVPLVKWDRRYAYVSSTHMLLPRGLNRVYDEWGGEKASGVLLHAKFLDTFSAKAAEELVRGQHYAKSIEYKTYANNPDQNPQLWGKWSEKYINWRQLEILGLMSKGNWA, from the coding sequence ATGCGCGTGCGGCGCAAGCGGCGGTTGATCCGGGCGCTGCGCAAGTCGTCCGAGCTGACACATGTTCAGGACAACACCAGCGCCATCCGTCCCGATGATGTCTTGCTTGTCTGCACCATGCGGAACGAGAAAATCAGGCTCCCGTATTTTCTGGAGTATTATCGAGAGCTGGGGATCAACCATTTTCTCTTTGTCGATAACGGGTCCGACGACGGCAGTGCCGATTACCTGCGCGGGATGAAGGATGTCTCTGTCTGGCATACTGATGCCAGCTATCGGTGGTCGGGGTTCGGTGTCGACTGGATGAACTACCTCAAACGCAAATACGCGCACGGGCATTGGGTGCTGGTGGTCGATCCGGATGAATTCTTTGTCTATCCGTTTTGCGATACGCGGCCGGTTCAGGCGCTGACCGACTGGCTGGACAACTGCGAGATCCGCAGCTTTGGCGCGATGCTGCTGGATGTCTACCCCAAGGGACGGCTGGGGGATGAACCCTATCAAGAGGGCCAGAACCCGATGGAGATCGCATCGTGGTTCGACAGCGGCAACTACGCGATCTCGCGCAATGCCAAATATGGAAACCTGTGGATACAGGGCGGGCCGCGTGCGCGTGTGTTTTTTAAGCACAAGCCCGCCAAGGCCCCCGCGCTGAACAAGGTGCCTCTGGTCAAATGGGACCGGCGGTATGCCTATGTCAGTTCGACCCATATGCTGCTGCCGCGCGGGTTGAACCGGGTCTATGATGAATGGGGCGGAGAGAAAGCATCAGGCGTGCTGCTTCATGCCAAATTCCTGGATACCTTTAGCGCCAAGGCGGCAGAGGAACTTGTGCGCGGCCAGCACTATGCCAAATCCATCGAATACAAGACCTATGCCAACAACCCCGACCAGAACCCGCAGCTGTGGGGCAAGTGGTCCGAGAAATATATCAACTGGCGCCAGCTTGAGATTCTGGGCCTCATGTCCAAGGGGAACTGGGCATGA
- a CDS encoding glycosyltransferase family 2 protein, translating into MTDSAAVPASRGARLWGAYRMRLKRRRLLWRALRSRHQLKAPTRPAIPRDGVLAFVVLRNESARLAYFLDHYRDLGVAHFLMIDNGSDDGSTEMLAAQPDVTLWQTSASYRASRFGLDWLNWLLWRHGHGRWCLTVDADELLVYDQMETRKLPALTDQLERKARKGFGTLMLDMFPKGPLGAQSYATGQDPAQVLDWFDPAPYRAVRQWPTNNLWVQGGARERVFFADCPTQSPTLNKIPLIRWHRRYVYLNSTHSLLPPALNDIYDGPRGKTVSGVLLHSKFLPEIIAKSRQEKARGQHFHNPEQFDGYYDQIADSPDLWHADARRYTGPADLEDSDLMRSPWA; encoded by the coding sequence ATGACCGACAGCGCCGCTGTTCCCGCATCCCGAGGGGCCCGCTTGTGGGGTGCCTATCGGATGCGGTTGAAACGGCGGCGGCTGCTGTGGCGTGCGTTGCGGTCGCGGCATCAGTTGAAAGCGCCAACGCGGCCCGCCATTCCGCGCGATGGCGTGCTCGCCTTTGTCGTGCTGCGTAACGAGTCCGCGCGGCTTGCGTATTTTCTGGATCACTACCGCGATCTTGGGGTTGCGCATTTTCTGATGATCGACAATGGCAGTGACGATGGCAGTACCGAAATGCTGGCGGCACAGCCCGATGTGACCCTGTGGCAAACCTCTGCCAGCTATCGCGCGTCGCGGTTCGGGCTGGATTGGCTGAACTGGTTGCTGTGGCGGCATGGGCACGGGCGCTGGTGCCTGACCGTCGATGCGGACGAGCTGCTAGTCTATGACCAGATGGAGACGCGGAAACTGCCCGCGTTGACCGATCAACTAGAGCGTAAAGCGCGCAAAGGGTTCGGCACGCTGATGCTGGATATGTTCCCGAAGGGCCCATTGGGCGCGCAGTCCTATGCCACCGGCCAAGACCCGGCGCAGGTGCTGGATTGGTTCGACCCCGCCCCCTATCGGGCGGTACGCCAGTGGCCGACGAACAATCTTTGGGTGCAGGGCGGTGCCCGCGAACGGGTTTTCTTTGCCGATTGCCCCACGCAGTCACCGACGCTGAACAAGATACCGCTGATCCGCTGGCATCGGCGCTATGTCTATCTGAATTCGACCCATTCCCTCCTGCCGCCCGCGCTGAATGACATCTACGATGGGCCGAGGGGGAAGACGGTCTCGGGGGTTTTGCTGCACAGTAAGTTCCTGCCAGAGATTATTGCGAAGTCCCGTCAGGAAAAGGCGCGGGGGCAGCATTTTCACAACCCGGAACAGTTTGACGGTTACTATGACCAGATCGCTGACTCCCCCGATCTGTGGCACGCCGATGCGCGGCGCTATACCGGACCGGCGGATCTGGAAGACAGCGACCTGATGCGCAGCCCCTGGGCTTGA
- a CDS encoding beta-1,6-N-acetylglucosaminyltransferase produces MSVGIVMLVHTALGRAEQVARHWAAAGCPVVIHVDKSVPRQTHDAFVQALADVPALVFSKRYRCEWGTWGLVAASQTASEMMLNRFPDVRHVYLASGSCLPLRPVKELIDYLAARPRTDFIESATTADVPWTVGGLDEERFTMRFPFSWKRRRYLFDKAVAFQRFVGLKRRIPKGIVPHMGSQWWCLTRQTLSAILQDPKRAAYDAYFRHVWIPDESYFQTLARLYSTQIESRSLTLSKFDFQGKPHIFYDDHLQLLRRSDCFVARKIWPKADRLYEAFLTDEAGAMKRTEPNPGKIDRVFAKAVERRTRGRAGLYMQSRFPNEDWENGVTAAPYSVFQGFVELFENFEPWLTKSTGARVHGHLFAPDRVHFADGQNSINGALSNSAKIRDYDPKAFLTNLIWNTRGERQCFQFGPQDNQDIVWDIAKDPNAQVSVITGAWAVPLFRSNQDFADIRRTAAALQKIESEHMKVLRSHYAKARVRIWTMAEFIEAPMEPLQSILDEIGQVKTGRLSEVPKMADLTGFGQFLQNLKNQGMHPYLMGDFPVERGMSAPQKPPRKPYLVQ; encoded by the coding sequence ATGAGCGTCGGGATCGTCATGCTGGTGCACACCGCCCTTGGCCGCGCCGAACAGGTCGCGCGGCATTGGGCGGCGGCGGGCTGTCCGGTGGTGATCCATGTCGATAAATCGGTGCCACGCCAGACCCATGATGCTTTTGTGCAGGCGCTGGCGGATGTGCCCGCACTGGTGTTCAGCAAACGATACCGTTGCGAATGGGGGACATGGGGGCTGGTGGCCGCCTCGCAAACCGCGTCCGAGATGATGCTGAACCGCTTTCCGGATGTGCGCCATGTGTATCTGGCGTCGGGGTCATGTCTGCCGCTGCGTCCGGTGAAAGAACTGATCGACTATCTTGCCGCCCGCCCGCGCACCGATTTTATCGAAAGCGCCACCACAGCCGATGTGCCCTGGACCGTTGGCGGGCTGGACGAAGAACGCTTTACCATGCGCTTTCCTTTTTCGTGGAAACGGCGGCGCTATCTGTTCGACAAGGCGGTGGCCTTTCAACGGTTTGTTGGGCTGAAACGTCGTATCCCCAAGGGGATCGTGCCGCATATGGGGTCGCAATGGTGGTGCCTGACGCGGCAAACCCTGTCGGCGATCCTGCAAGATCCGAAACGCGCCGCCTACGACGCCTATTTCCGCCACGTCTGGATACCGGATGAAAGCTATTTCCAGACGCTCGCACGGCTGTATTCGACCCAGATCGAAAGCCGGTCACTGACGCTGTCCAAGTTCGATTTTCAGGGCAAGCCGCATATCTTTTACGACGATCACCTCCAGCTTTTGCGGCGGTCCGATTGCTTTGTCGCGCGCAAGATCTGGCCCAAGGCAGACAGACTCTACGAGGCTTTCCTTACCGATGAGGCGGGCGCGATGAAACGGACAGAGCCGAACCCCGGCAAGATCGACCGTGTCTTTGCCAAAGCGGTTGAACGGCGCACGCGGGGGCGGGCGGGGCTCTATATGCAAAGCCGCTTCCCCAATGAAGATTGGGAAAACGGCGTTACCGCCGCGCCCTATTCCGTGTTTCAGGGATTTGTCGAGCTGTTCGAGAACTTTGAACCCTGGCTCACCAAATCCACTGGCGCGCGGGTGCATGGCCATCTGTTCGCACCGGATCGCGTGCATTTTGCCGATGGGCAGAACTCGATCAACGGGGCGCTGAGCAATAGCGCCAAGATACGCGACTATGACCCCAAGGCGTTTCTGACCAATCTGATCTGGAACACCCGTGGCGAACGTCAATGTTTCCAGTTCGGCCCGCAGGACAATCAGGATATCGTCTGGGACATCGCCAAGGATCCGAATGCGCAGGTGTCGGTGATCACCGGGGCTTGGGCCGTGCCGCTGTTCCGGTCCAATCAGGATTTCGCCGACATTCGCCGCACCGCCGCCGCGTTGCAAAAGATCGAAAGCGAACACATGAAGGTGCTGCGGTCGCATTACGCCAAGGCGCGGGTGCGTATCTGGACGATGGCCGAATTCATCGAAGCCCCGATGGAGCCGCTGCAAAGCATTCTGGACGAGATCGGGCAGGTCAAAACCGGTCGTCTGTCCGAAGTGCCAAAGATGGCGGACCTCACCGGCTTTGGCCAATTCCTGCAGAACCTCAAGAACCAGGGGATGCACCCCTATCTGATGGGCGACTTCCCCGTTGAACGTGGCATGTCGGCGCCCCAGAAACCGCCGCGCAAACCCTATCTGGTGCAATAA
- a CDS encoding ribonuclease D, translating to MTNTVYQNDLPDGLNLGPMVAIDCETMGLHPHRDRLCVVQLSGGDGNAHLVQIAKGQTEAPNLCALLEDPHVLKLFHYGRFDIAALLNTFGAKAAPVYCTKIASRLVRTYTDRHGLAKLCQELLSVDISKQQQSSDWGAETLTKAQIDYAASDVLHLHKLRDVLNQMLIREGRIELAQACFEFLPTRAQLDLDGWPETDIFAHA from the coding sequence ATGACAAATACAGTTTACCAAAATGACCTGCCCGACGGGCTTAACCTTGGACCGATGGTCGCCATTGACTGCGAAACCATGGGGCTGCATCCTCACCGTGACCGGCTGTGTGTCGTGCAGCTGTCTGGCGGTGACGGGAACGCGCATCTGGTCCAGATCGCCAAGGGCCAGACCGAGGCCCCTAATCTTTGTGCCCTGCTCGAAGACCCGCATGTGCTCAAGCTGTTCCACTATGGCCGGTTTGACATCGCAGCCTTGCTGAACACCTTTGGGGCCAAGGCCGCGCCGGTCTATTGCACCAAGATCGCCAGCCGCCTTGTGCGCACCTATACCGACCGCCACGGGCTTGCCAAACTCTGCCAAGAACTGCTGAGCGTCGATATCTCCAAACAGCAGCAATCCAGCGATTGGGGTGCCGAGACGCTGACCAAAGCGCAGATCGACTATGCCGCCTCGGACGTGCTGCACCTGCACAAGCTGCGGGACGTGCTGAACCAGATGTTGATCCGCGAAGGACGCATCGAGCTCGCGCAAGCGTGTTTTGAATTTTTGCCAACCCGTGCCCAACTCGATTTGGACGGCTGGCCCGAAACGGATATTTTTGCACACGCATGA
- a CDS encoding sulfotransferase family 2 domain-containing protein, translating into MSSKFKSFVVFAEMRTGSNFLESNLNAFDGITCHGEAFNPHFIGYPKSTEILGIDQQTRDDDPTKLLDAIRDKTKGIGGFRYFHNHDPRVLDPLLEDDTCAKIILTRNPVESYVSWKIARSTGQWKLTDVKARKKAQAVFDEEEFSDHLEALQAFQLTLLNRLQTLGQTAFYVAYEDLQSVEVMNGLARYLGVDHPLEALDKSLKKQNPDPISAKVSNYDDMLDALGRMDRFDLTRTPNFEPRRGPVVPSYVVAAEAPLLYLPLRSGPEPQVLDWMAALDGVGRDKLQTKLNQKQLRQWKRRHPGHRSFTVLRHPVDRAHDAFCRHIVTTGKGSYPQLRTTLINRYKLPLPKGEPDNSYDADAHRAAFKAFLTFLKGNLNGQTAIRVDQAWCTQAQAVQGFGEFALPDRIIREEELAAELSALAQSVGVQPPATLPARPATHPYALADIYDADIEKRASDAYQRDYMMFGFKSWG; encoded by the coding sequence ATGAGTTCTAAATTCAAAAGCTTTGTCGTCTTTGCCGAAATGCGCACGGGCTCCAACTTTCTGGAGAGTAACCTGAATGCCTTTGACGGGATCACCTGCCACGGCGAGGCCTTCAACCCGCATTTTATCGGCTACCCCAAAAGCACCGAGATTTTGGGCATAGACCAGCAGACACGGGACGACGACCCGACAAAGCTGCTGGACGCGATACGCGACAAGACCAAGGGCATCGGCGGGTTTCGCTATTTCCACAACCATGATCCGCGCGTGCTGGACCCGCTGCTGGAAGACGACACCTGCGCCAAGATCATCCTGACGCGCAACCCTGTCGAAAGCTACGTCAGCTGGAAGATCGCGCGCAGCACGGGGCAGTGGAAACTGACGGATGTGAAAGCGCGGAAGAAGGCGCAAGCCGTCTTTGACGAAGAAGAATTCTCGGACCACCTAGAGGCGCTTCAGGCGTTCCAGCTGACACTGTTGAACCGGTTGCAGACGCTGGGGCAGACGGCGTTTTACGTGGCTTATGAGGATCTGCAAAGCGTCGAGGTGATGAACGGTCTAGCGCGGTATCTGGGCGTGGATCACCCGCTAGAGGCGTTGGATAAAAGTCTGAAAAAACAGAACCCCGACCCGATCTCGGCCAAGGTCAGCAATTATGACGATATGCTGGATGCGCTTGGCCGGATGGATCGCTTCGACCTGACCCGCACCCCGAATTTCGAACCCCGACGCGGGCCGGTGGTGCCGTCCTATGTCGTGGCGGCCGAAGCTCCGTTGCTTTATCTGCCCTTGCGCAGCGGGCCAGAGCCGCAGGTGCTGGACTGGATGGCGGCGCTGGATGGTGTCGGGCGGGACAAGCTGCAAACCAAGTTGAACCAGAAGCAGTTGCGCCAATGGAAGCGCCGGCATCCCGGTCACCGCAGTTTCACCGTGCTGCGGCATCCGGTGGACCGTGCTCATGACGCGTTCTGCCGGCACATCGTGACCACGGGCAAAGGTAGCTACCCGCAGCTGCGCACGACGTTGATCAACCGCTACAAGCTGCCGCTGCCGAAAGGCGAACCGGACAACAGCTATGACGCCGATGCGCATCGCGCGGCGTTCAAGGCGTTTCTGACCTTCCTCAAGGGGAATCTGAACGGGCAGACAGCAATTCGTGTGGATCAGGCGTGGTGCACGCAGGCGCAGGCGGTACAGGGTTTCGGCGAATTCGCCTTGCCCGACCGGATCATCCGCGAGGAAGAGCTGGCCGCAGAGCTGTCAGCCTTGGCGCAAAGCGTCGGGGTGCAACCGCCCGCAACGCTGCCCGCACGACCCGCAACCCACCCCTATGCGCTGGCCGACATCTATGATGCCGACATCGAAAAACGCGCATCCGACGCGTACCAGCGGGACTATATGATGTTCGGGTTCAAAAGCTGGGGGTAG
- a CDS encoding PTS sugar transporter subunit IIA produces the protein MNFAKLLKPGAVKVLTSASSKKRLLHDIGELAHNAYGLKAAAVVEALMTRESLGPTGVGHGVALPHARLEGLDNVLGAFVLLDKPIDFNAVDRQPVDIAFALFAPESAGVEHLKALALVSRTLRNASVCSKLRANPDPATLYAILTEAQATQAA, from the coding sequence ATGAATTTTGCGAAACTCCTAAAACCGGGGGCTGTCAAAGTCCTCACATCGGCCTCAAGCAAGAAACGCCTGCTCCACGATATCGGGGAGCTGGCGCATAATGCTTACGGGTTGAAAGCCGCCGCGGTGGTCGAAGCCTTGATGACGCGCGAATCCCTTGGTCCGACAGGCGTGGGCCACGGGGTCGCGCTGCCCCACGCGCGGCTTGAAGGTCTGGACAATGTGCTGGGGGCCTTTGTGCTTCTGGACAAGCCGATCGATTTCAACGCGGTCGACCGCCAGCCGGTCGATATCGCCTTTGCGCTGTTTGCCCCTGAAAGCGCGGGTGTCGAACACCTCAAGGCGCTTGCGCTGGTGTCGCGTACCCTGCGCAATGCCTCTGTCTGCTCTAAGCTGCGGGCCAACCCGGACCCCGCCACGCTTTACGCGATCCTGACCGAAGCACAGGCAACGCAGGCCGCCTAA